From Pan troglodytes isolate AG18354 chromosome 9, NHGRI_mPanTro3-v2.0_pri, whole genome shotgun sequence, the proteins below share one genomic window:
- the LOC112204801 gene encoding RNA polymerase II subunit A C-terminal domain phosphatase SSU72 like protein 2-like, translating to MLSSTLRVAVVCVSNVNRSMEAHSILRRKGLSVRSFGTESHVRLPGPRPDRPVVYDFATTYKEMYNDLLRKDRECYTRNGILHILGRNERIKPGPERFQDCTDFFDVIFTCEERVYDTVVEDLCSREQQTFQPVHVINMDIQDTLEDATLGAFLISEICQCLQQSDDMEDNLAELLLQMEEKAGKSFLHTVCFY from the coding sequence ATGCTCTCCTCCACACTCAGGGTGGCTGTGGTGTGCGTGAGCAATGTCAACAGGAGCATGGAGGCCCACAGCATCCTCAGGAGAAAAGGGCTAAGTGTCCGGTCTTTTGGAACTGAATCTCATGTGAGGCTACCAGGACCAAGACCCGATCGTCCTGTAGTTTATGATTTTGCAACAACATATAAGGAGATGTACAATGACCTCCTCAGGAAAGATAGAGAATGCTACACCCGCAACGGAATATTACACATCTtgggaagaaatgagagaatCAAGCCCGGTCCAGAAAGATTTCAGGACTGCACTGATTTCTTTGATGTCATCTTCACCTGTGAGGAGAGGGTCTATGACACAGTGGTGGAAGATCTGTGTTCCAGAGAACAGCAGACCTTTCAGCCTGTGCACGTGATCAACATGGACATCCAAGATACCCTGGAAGATGCCACCCTGGGAGCTTTCCTCATCTCTGAGATTTGCCAGTGTCTGCAGCAGTCAGATGACATGGAAGACAATCTGGCGGAGCTGCTGTTGCAAATGGAGGAGAAGGCAGGAAAAAGCTTTCTTCACACCGTCTGCTTCTACTGA